A portion of the Streptomyces sp. YPW6 genome contains these proteins:
- a CDS encoding SRPBCC family protein produces MSTQFEATVDIDRPIEEVFAYLADGEHDPEFSPRVQRIEKTPHGPTHVGTVFHSTVKDAGMTTRRDVAISELVAPTRIRWQEQSKNLITAAEGGYDLEATPDGGTHVRLFNVLEGHGVGRLLVGFAGSAARKDAPAFGRRIKEAVEGT; encoded by the coding sequence ATGAGCACACAGTTCGAAGCGACGGTCGACATCGACCGCCCCATCGAGGAAGTCTTCGCCTATCTCGCGGACGGCGAACACGATCCCGAGTTCAGCCCCCGGGTCCAGCGCATCGAGAAGACCCCCCATGGTCCGACCCACGTGGGCACCGTCTTCCACAGCACCGTCAAGGACGCGGGCATGACCACCCGGCGTGACGTCGCGATCAGTGAACTGGTCGCGCCGACCCGTATCCGCTGGCAGGAACAGTCCAAGAACCTCATCACCGCGGCCGAGGGCGGCTACGACCTCGAAGCCACACCGGACGGCGGCACACATGTGAGGCTCTTCAACGTGCTGGAAGGCCACGGAGTCGGCAGACTGCTGGTCGGTTTCGCGGGAAGCGCGGCCCGCAAGGACGCCCCCGCCTTCGGTCGGCGCATCAAGGAGGCGGTCGAAGGAACCTGA